Proteins encoded by one window of Paenibacillus sp. DCT19:
- a CDS encoding LacI family DNA-binding transcriptional regulator, with product MAKKVTMQQIADAAGVSKFAVSRALTGKPGVSEYTREMIVKTAAQLGYFKAEPKRYPIEQSVEQDNLSDNTGTILVLFPNIRSQNRSSLYWGPVFDGISARLNEKGLDILTLTEPSSDRMFSMLNPEAIRGIITVGAISASVLLEIYRLRIPLVMVDHEEPAVHADTVFTDNVKCMRELVLMLIGKGYRHFQFAGELPDAASFRERWFGYRSVLEEMQIQSNQQPGLLGPDNDHIRKAIEEMRFEDLPEVFVCANDFTAVVVLRALKNKGIDVPGRCSVTGFDNTRAEEQIMASVHIDKEHLGKRAVDHLLWRIEHPDQPLERKLIYSELVVNDMHQTKLL from the coding sequence ATGGCTAAAAAGGTAACGATGCAGCAAATTGCCGATGCTGCCGGCGTATCGAAGTTTGCTGTCTCTCGTGCTCTGACGGGGAAACCGGGAGTAAGTGAATATACACGTGAGATGATTGTAAAGACCGCAGCTCAATTAGGTTACTTCAAGGCTGAACCGAAACGTTATCCGATCGAACAGTCTGTAGAGCAGGACAATCTTTCAGATAACACAGGAACCATTTTGGTGCTGTTCCCTAATATTCGATCACAGAATCGCTCTTCACTCTATTGGGGACCGGTATTCGACGGTATTTCAGCCCGCTTGAATGAGAAGGGGCTAGACATATTAACCTTAACAGAACCTTCATCAGATCGGATGTTCTCTATGCTGAATCCAGAAGCAATCAGGGGGATTATTACAGTTGGCGCAATCTCTGCTTCAGTATTGCTGGAGATTTATCGGTTGCGTATCCCACTTGTAATGGTGGATCACGAGGAACCGGCGGTTCATGCAGACACAGTGTTTACGGATAATGTCAAATGTATGAGAGAACTCGTGCTTATGCTGATTGGCAAAGGGTACAGGCATTTTCAGTTTGCTGGCGAGCTGCCTGATGCAGCGAGTTTCAGAGAGCGCTGGTTTGGCTATCGTTCCGTGCTGGAAGAGATGCAGATTCAATCCAATCAGCAACCAGGACTACTTGGACCGGACAACGATCATATTCGAAAAGCGATTGAAGAGATGAGATTTGAAGATCTTCCAGAGGTCTTTGTCTGTGCCAATGATTTTACAGCTGTCGTTGTGCTACGTGCTCTTAAAAATAAAGGGATTGATGTTCCAGGACGCTGCTCCGTTACTGGCTTTGATAATACAAGAGCAGAGGAGCAGATAATGGCTTCGGTCCATATTGATAAAGAGCATCTTGGTAAGAGAGCGGTTGACCATTTATTGTGGCGGATTGAACATCCGGATCAGCCTTTAGAGCGCAAGTTAATTTACTCAGAGTTAGTTGTAAATGATATGCATCAGACCAAGCTACTGTAG